A genomic window from Photobacterium gaetbulicola Gung47 includes:
- a CDS encoding cryptic beta-D-galactosidase subunit beta (COG2731), producing the protein MIVLESLEQFKEVYRDGRKWNRCVEAIENIANIKDGVMHSIGDSLVYMIEDGVARNTGTFEGNRRYFDVHYYLEGRETVEFADKSELDVVEAYRDETDREYLQGAGETRELYEGQVAICDNHKAYRFHGDNRVRKVVLKVTIEDGYFLNK; encoded by the coding sequence GAGCCTAGAGCAATTCAAAGAGGTATACCGCGATGGCCGTAAATGGAATCGCTGTGTCGAAGCGATTGAAAACATCGCCAATATCAAAGATGGCGTAATGCACTCCATCGGCGATTCGCTGGTTTACATGATTGAAGACGGTGTTGCCCGCAACACCGGCACCTTCGAAGGCAACCGCCGTTACTTCGATGTGCACTACTACCTGGAAGGCCGTGAAACCGTTGAGTTCGCTGACAAGTCAGAGCTTGACGTGGTGGAGGCCTACCGCGACGAAACCGACCGCGAATACCTGCAAGGTGCCGGCGAAACCCGCGAGCTGTACGAAGGCCAAGTGGCGATTTGCGACAACCACAAAGCGTATCGCTTCCACGGTGACAACCGGGTACGCAAGGTCGTGCTGAAAGTGACCATCGAAGATGGCTACTTCCTTAACAAGTAA
- a CDS encoding putative oxidoreductase (COG0531) has protein sequence MSDTKRNTIGKFGLLSLTFAAVFSFNNVINNNIEIGLASAPMFFLATLFYFIPFCLIIAEFVSLNKDSEAGVYAWVKSSLGGRWAFISAYTYWFVNLFFFTSLLPRVIAYASYAFLGYEYILTPFTTTALSMILFAFATYVSTNGAKMLGPITSVTSSLMLLLTMSYILLSGAALIGGVQPADPITVEAMIPEFSWAFLGITTWIFMAAGGAESVAVYVNDVKGGSKSFVKVIIVAGIIIGALYSVASILINVFVSSDALKYTGGSVQVFEGMASYFGLPEILMNRFVGLVSFTAMFGSLLMWTATPVKIFFSEIPEGIFGKKTVELNENGVPARAAWVQYAIVFPLMVIPTLGSDTAQDLMNTVINMTAAASMLPPLFIMLAYLNLRLKLDHLERDFKMGSRKLGIAVVSVLIGIFSIGFLASTFPTGADIMTIIFYNVGGIVIFLGFAWWKYSQYEKSLGDEERMKEAAPTLATE, from the coding sequence ATGTCTGATACAAAACGTAATACGATAGGCAAATTTGGCTTGCTCTCCCTGACATTTGCGGCAGTGTTCAGCTTCAACAATGTCATCAACAACAACATTGAGATTGGCTTGGCCTCAGCGCCGATGTTCTTCCTGGCCACGCTGTTTTACTTCATTCCGTTCTGCCTGATCATCGCGGAATTTGTTTCGCTCAACAAAGATTCAGAGGCTGGGGTCTATGCCTGGGTGAAAAGCTCGCTGGGTGGCCGCTGGGCGTTCATCTCGGCCTATACCTACTGGTTCGTTAACCTGTTCTTCTTTACGTCGCTGCTGCCAAGGGTAATCGCCTATGCGTCGTATGCCTTCCTCGGTTACGAATACATCCTGACGCCGTTTACTACCACGGCGCTGAGTATGATCCTGTTCGCCTTCGCCACCTACGTTTCGACCAACGGTGCGAAGATGTTAGGTCCCATCACCTCTGTGACGTCCTCCCTGATGCTGCTGCTGACCATGTCCTACATCCTGCTGTCGGGCGCCGCACTGATCGGGGGGGTACAACCTGCTGATCCTATCACTGTTGAGGCAATGATCCCGGAATTCAGCTGGGCCTTCCTCGGTATTACCACCTGGATCTTCATGGCAGCCGGTGGTGCCGAATCCGTCGCGGTTTACGTTAACGACGTCAAAGGCGGCTCCAAGTCTTTCGTCAAGGTGATTATCGTGGCGGGCATTATCATCGGTGCCCTGTATTCCGTGGCTTCTATCCTGATCAACGTGTTCGTATCAAGCGACGCGCTGAAATACACCGGCGGCTCGGTGCAGGTGTTCGAGGGTATGGCCAGTTACTTCGGTCTGCCGGAAATCCTGATGAACCGCTTTGTCGGCTTGGTGTCCTTCACCGCGATGTTTGGCTCGCTGCTGATGTGGACGGCGACCCCGGTAAAAATCTTCTTCTCTGAAATCCCTGAAGGCATCTTCGGCAAGAAGACCGTCGAGCTGAACGAAAACGGTGTGCCTGCCCGCGCGGCATGGGTGCAATACGCCATTGTCTTCCCGCTGATGGTGATCCCTACACTGGGCTCGGATACGGCGCAAGACCTGATGAATACCGTGATCAACATGACCGCTGCGGCTTCAATGCTGCCACCGCTATTCATCATGCTGGCCTACCTCAACCTGCGCCTCAAGCTCGACCACCTGGAGCGTGACTTCAAGATGGGCTCGCGCAAATTAGGTATCGCCGTGGTGTCGGTTCTGATCGGTATCTTCTCGATCGGATTCCTCGCGTCTACCTTCCCGACCGGCGCAGACATCATGACCATCATTTTCTACAACGTGGGCGGCATCGTGATCTTCCTTGGCTTTGCCTGGTGGAAGTACAGCCAGTACGAGAAGTCCCTTGGTGATGAAGAGCGGATGAAAGAAGCCGCACCGACATTAGCCACGGAGTAA